A single genomic interval of Dyella sp. GSA-30 harbors:
- a CDS encoding aldehyde dehydrogenase, with translation MTVKPAEPFDVPLFIDGKETPAASGRTMDIVNPATGRAIGALAAAGETDVNRAVEAAQRAFDSDVWSGLSVHERARILNRFADLFEANIEDFYRLETLNNGRPVAETRAQISRLPQFYRYFAALALTRRSDVIPVEGPYLVYTQRVPLGVCALMTSFNHPLMILSKSLAPALATGNTVVIKPSEQTPITSLLLVRLLKEAGVPDGVVNLINGEGRDAGAALAKHPDVAKIVFTGGTAVGREIGAAAAQHFAMTTLELGGKGAVIIFDDFDIERAVNGAAFAAFIGAGQTCVCGARILVQRSVYDAFLERFRGKVESIRVGDPADASTQLGPVISARSRDRILGMLERAREDGAKVLAGGNAVPGDGFYLQATAFYDVDPHSEIGQEEVFGPVTVIMPFDDEADALRIANGTQFGLAASVWTNDVARAHRVAGKLTFGMVWVNDHHRLDPASPWGGFKNSGTGRETGVESFDQFSEPRAVTINTSGVTNDWYDNSGQPKRLN, from the coding sequence ATGACCGTGAAACCTGCTGAACCGTTCGATGTGCCGTTGTTTATCGACGGCAAAGAAACGCCCGCCGCCAGCGGGCGCACGATGGATATCGTCAACCCAGCCACGGGACGTGCCATCGGCGCACTTGCCGCTGCCGGCGAGACCGACGTCAACCGCGCTGTCGAGGCGGCGCAGCGTGCGTTCGACAGCGATGTGTGGAGCGGGCTGTCCGTCCACGAGCGTGCGCGTATTCTCAATCGTTTCGCCGATCTGTTCGAGGCGAACATCGAGGACTTCTATCGCCTGGAAACACTCAACAACGGCCGCCCCGTCGCGGAAACGCGCGCGCAGATCTCGCGCTTGCCGCAGTTCTACCGCTATTTTGCCGCGTTGGCGCTGACCCGCCGCAGCGATGTGATTCCCGTCGAAGGGCCATATCTGGTGTACACGCAACGCGTTCCGCTGGGCGTGTGTGCGCTGATGACTTCGTTCAATCATCCCTTGATGATTCTGTCCAAGAGCCTGGCGCCCGCGTTGGCCACGGGTAATACCGTGGTGATCAAACCGTCCGAACAAACGCCGATTACCAGCTTGCTGCTGGTGCGTTTGCTCAAGGAAGCGGGCGTACCCGATGGCGTGGTCAACCTGATCAACGGCGAAGGGCGCGATGCGGGCGCGGCGCTGGCAAAACACCCGGATGTCGCCAAGATCGTCTTCACCGGCGGCACCGCGGTCGGCCGCGAGATCGGCGCAGCTGCCGCACAGCATTTTGCGATGACCACGCTGGAGCTCGGCGGCAAGGGCGCGGTGATCATTTTCGACGACTTCGATATAGAGCGCGCGGTCAATGGCGCTGCGTTCGCGGCCTTTATCGGCGCCGGCCAGACCTGCGTCTGCGGCGCACGCATCCTGGTGCAGCGCTCGGTCTACGACGCATTCCTCGAGCGTTTCCGCGGCAAGGTGGAAAGCATTCGCGTGGGCGATCCCGCCGATGCATCCACGCAGTTGGGACCGGTGATTTCAGCCCGCTCGCGCGATCGCATTCTTGGCATGCTCGAACGTGCGCGCGAAGACGGTGCGAAAGTACTGGCCGGCGGCAATGCGGTACCGGGCGATGGTTTCTATCTGCAGGCGACGGCGTTCTACGACGTCGATCCGCATTCGGAAATCGGCCAGGAAGAAGTGTTCGGCCCGGTGACCGTGATCATGCCGTTCGACGACGAAGCCGACGCACTGCGCATTGCCAACGGCACGCAGTTCGGTCTCGCAGCATCCGTGTGGACCAACGATGTCGCGCGTGCGCACCGCGTCGCCGGCAAGCTCACCTTCGGCATGGTCTGGGTGAACGACCACCACCGGCTCGATCCAGCCTCGCCGTGGGGCGGCTTCAAGAACTCCGGCACCGGCCGCGAGACGGGAGTCGAATCGTTCGACCAGTTCTCCGAGCCGCGCGCCGTCACCATCAACACCAGCGGCGTCACCAACGACTGGTACGACAACTCCGGACAGCCCAAGCGGCTCAATTGA
- a CDS encoding CoA-acylating methylmalonate-semialdehyde dehydrogenase, with protein sequence MNAHSTATANNAELEHYIGGKRVAGTLGRTAPVYHPATGHIDMQVPLATAAEVDQAVQAALAAFPAWADTSALRRSRIMFRYKELLEQHRDELAALITRQHGKIFSDAQGEVTRGIEVVEFACGITSHLKGDHSDAVGGGIDNWNLRQPLGVVAGITPFNFPVMVPMWMFPVALACGNTFVLKPSERDPAPSVRLAELLAEAGLPAGVFNVVHGDKVAVDALIEHPDVSALSFVGSTPIAEYIHTEASRRGKRVQALGGAKNHLVVMPDADLEQVVDALVGAAYGSAGERCMAISVAVAVGDIGDELVPLLRERAKTLSIGDGMRKDVEMGPLVTAAHRNKVAGYIEAGVAEGAQLVVDGREHSVTHGEGFFLGASLFDHVTPAMKIYREEIFGPVLAVVRVADLKSAVELINRHEFGNGAACFTSDGATARAFGRQVHAGMVGINVPIPVPMAWHSFGGWKRSLFGDHHAYGDEGVRFYTRYKSIMQRWPDSIGKGAEFTMPVAK encoded by the coding sequence ATGAACGCGCATTCCACAGCCACCGCGAACAACGCGGAGCTGGAGCATTACATCGGCGGCAAGCGTGTCGCCGGCACCTTGGGCCGCACCGCGCCCGTCTATCATCCCGCCACCGGCCACATCGACATGCAGGTGCCGCTGGCAACCGCCGCGGAAGTCGACCAGGCCGTGCAGGCCGCGTTAGCCGCCTTTCCCGCCTGGGCAGATACATCCGCACTACGACGCTCGCGCATCATGTTCCGCTACAAGGAATTGCTCGAGCAACATCGCGACGAACTGGCAGCGCTGATTACGCGTCAGCACGGCAAGATCTTTTCCGATGCACAGGGCGAAGTGACGCGCGGCATCGAAGTGGTGGAGTTCGCCTGCGGCATCACCAGCCATCTCAAGGGCGATCACTCCGATGCCGTCGGCGGCGGCATCGACAACTGGAATCTGCGCCAGCCATTGGGCGTAGTCGCTGGCATAACGCCCTTCAATTTCCCCGTAATGGTGCCGATGTGGATGTTCCCCGTCGCCCTCGCCTGCGGCAACACGTTCGTGTTGAAGCCGTCCGAACGCGACCCCGCGCCGTCGGTGCGCCTGGCGGAACTGCTGGCCGAGGCCGGGTTGCCGGCAGGTGTCTTCAATGTCGTGCATGGCGACAAGGTCGCAGTCGACGCCTTGATCGAGCATCCGGACGTCTCGGCGCTGTCATTTGTCGGATCGACACCGATTGCCGAATACATCCATACCGAAGCCAGCCGCCGTGGCAAGCGCGTGCAAGCCTTGGGTGGCGCCAAGAACCATCTGGTCGTGATGCCCGATGCGGATCTGGAGCAAGTCGTCGATGCGCTGGTCGGCGCCGCCTATGGTTCGGCCGGCGAACGCTGCATGGCGATTTCGGTGGCCGTGGCTGTCGGCGATATCGGCGACGAACTGGTGCCGTTGCTGCGCGAACGAGCCAAAACACTCTCCATCGGCGATGGCATGCGCAAGGACGTCGAGATGGGCCCTCTGGTGACCGCTGCCCATCGCAACAAGGTAGCCGGCTATATCGAAGCAGGCGTCGCGGAAGGTGCGCAGCTGGTAGTTGACGGCCGCGAGCACTCGGTAACGCATGGCGAGGGGTTTTTCCTGGGTGCGAGCTTGTTCGATCACGTCACGCCTGCGATGAAAATCTATCGTGAGGAGATCTTCGGGCCGGTGCTGGCCGTGGTGCGCGTCGCTGATCTGAAGTCGGCGGTGGAGCTGATCAATCGACACGAGTTCGGCAACGGCGCTGCCTGTTTCACGTCCGACGGTGCCACGGCACGTGCCTTTGGTCGTCAGGTGCATGCGGGCATGGTCGGCATCAACGTACCTATTCCTGTGCCGATGGCATGGCATTCGTTCGGCGGCTGGAAGCGTTCGCTGTTTGGCGATCATCATGCCTATGGCGATGAAGGTGTGCGGTTCTATACGCGCTACAAGAGCATCATGCAGCGGTGGCCGGATTCGATCGGCAAGGGTGCGGAATTTACGATGCCTGTGGCTAAGTAA